The Palleronia sp. THAF1 genome contains the following window.
CGGGGCGGTTCTCGCTTCTCCAAGGACCACCTTCCGCTCAAGGTGTCCAAACCCAAGCACGTCGACCTGCATTTAACCTCAGGGTATCCCGACCCGCGTGTGTTGGCCTGTTCCGCCCCCGCAGACCCCTGGCAGGAGGTCGCCTTTCGACCCTGGATCGCCTCAACTCGAAGTCTTTCATAAGGCTGTTCGAACTCGTAGTCCCTTATTGAACGACTTCCATAACCGTGAGTCCGGGGAGGTTATGAAGGATTCTTGGCGATTTGGGGGGGGGCGTTAAAACCCACCGACGCCCGTCTTCGGCATCAGCGAGAAGGTCTGCTGCCGGACATCGGTGCCAGTACGTGGCGCTGGCAAAGACGCGCGCCGGCGCGGCGGGCCAGTTCCGCCATCCAGTCCTCGTCGCGTCCCTCCGGGCCGACATGCGCGCCGGTGGTCACGCTGATGCCACGGGATATCCTTCAGTTAGCATACCATGCCGGACGACGGCCTTTGGGCGTGCCTGGATCTCGTGTCTGTTCGTTCAGCAGATCCCAGACTGCATACTTGCGGCCATGCGCCTGCCTCAGGCTTTCCTCGAACTTGTCATGTCCGCAAACTTCGCCGTAGTCTTCGATCCGTGTGTCGGACGCGCGGCAGGCCATGAAGTGCCGCGCCGCGTGGCGATAGCGTTTGGATTTGCCTCCATTCAGGGTGTCTTCGATCAGCTCCCGGCGTAGCAAGGTCGCCGCCAGCGGGTACTCTGCGTCGAGCGCTTCGGCGGCAGGGGTTAGGACTTCGTAGACATTGCCGTCGAGATCGTCCGCTCGGGCCAGAACGGACCGGGCGGCGCGGTCGTGCGCGGGCCATTCGATCAGAAGGGCCAGAGCGGTTTCCAGGTCCGGGAAGGTCTCCGCGAAATCCAATGCCCGTTCTTCGGCCTCCATATCCTCGAAGTCAGGCAGCAGCTTGAGATATTGCCGTAGGTGCGGAGCGCTCAATGTCTCTTCGAACGTCGTGAGAAGGTGGCGCTTGAGATCTTCGGTCCGGCCCATCGCGACCAGGCAGTCCTCGAACACCGCGTCCAGCTCGGCCCTCGATGGCCTGAAGTTTTTGGCCTCATCGACGGCACAGGCGCGGGTGACGATCTCGAACGCCTCCTCGCCGCGTCCCGCGTCCAGCAGTCGGCGCGCCACGCCCGGCGCAATGGTGCCAAAGGTCAGCTGCTCGGCGGAGTAGCGGGCGATGTAGGCGTCCACGTCGCCCTGTGCATCGGCAATGTCGGCCAGGATGATCGACTTGGTCAGACGTCTGTCATCTCGGGCGCGATCCTCTGCGGATGATGACAGGCCGTAGCCGCGATACTGCGCGAGGCCCTCGTCGTCGGGTGTCGCCGCGATCCACGCCTCGGTGATCCGCTTCAAATGCTCCAGACCGTCGTTGCCGAGAGCGGGTGCGGTCGCCGGGATGATCCCGTCGAACTCTCCGTAACCCGCACCGGCCACGGCATCGAGGATGCGGTCCGCTAGCGTGTCTGGGCCGATCGAGATACTCGGCGAGATATCCGCGATCAGATCCATGGCATCGTCCATGACGCTGCCGATCGACCCATTGCTGTCATACGTCCGCTCGTGGATCGACGGTGCGAGTTGCAGGAACGCCCAGAGCAGTTCAAAGG
Protein-coding sequences here:
- a CDS encoding DUF6880 family protein, producing the protein MGKKTLNKANLEKLGAERLAALVMDLVKGNAALQRRARLELSAAQGPSDVAADIRKRFASLRRSTSYVDWRKQRALVKDLTDLLRIIDGTVALHDPTEAFELLWAFLQLAPSIHERTYDSNGSIGSVMDDAMDLIADISPSISIGPDTLADRILDAVAGAGYGEFDGIIPATAPALGNDGLEHLKRITEAWIAATPDDEGLAQYRGYGLSSSAEDRARDDRRLTKSIILADIADAQGDVDAYIARYSAEQLTFGTIAPGVARRLLDAGRGEEAFEIVTRACAVDEAKNFRPSRAELDAVFEDCLVAMGRTEDLKRHLLTTFEETLSAPHLRQYLKLLPDFEDMEAEERALDFAETFPDLETALALLIEWPAHDRAARSVLARADDLDGNVYEVLTPAAEALDAEYPLAATLLRRELIEDTLNGGKSKRYRHAARHFMACRASDTRIEDYGEVCGHDKFEESLRQAHGRKYAVWDLLNEQTRDPGTPKGRRPAWYAN